In the Pelagicoccus albus genome, AGGCCGCGTATTCGAAATTCTAGAGGATACTTCCATCGGAGGGAAAGAGGCCAAAAAGTTATTTCCGAAAAAGAAGGCGAACGTGATTTCCAGAAATAGCGGGATGACCGCGGAGGAACTTCGCAAGAAACTAGGCCTGAAAGAAGGTGGCGAATTGTTCGCGATCGGAGCGGCAGTCACGGGAGTAGGGCGTCGTCTATACTCTTGCCGTTTGGTGAAATCTTAAGCGAGAGGGGACGAATTGTGGATTCAGAACAACGGGAAGAACTCGAATGGGCGAAAGAGGAACTTCAGCTTCTGAAGGAAAACGTCCGCAGCTGTATTTTGGCGACTGCTTCATCTCAGGGTGTGCCGCTATCAAGTTACGCCCCAGTATTCATCGACGAAAGTGGCTGCTTCTTGGTATACGTAAGCGCCATGGCCAAGCATTACGCCCACCTCAAAAAAGGCAAACTCGCCAGTGTGAGTTTGATAGAGGACGAGGCCACTTCAGATGAGTTGTTCGCTCGGAAGAGATTAAGCGTCGATTGCGAGGCTGTCTTGATCCCAAGAGATTCCGACGCTTGGGAATCCGGCATATCTAGCCTACAGAAGAGGCATGGCGAGATCGTTGGCTACCTGAGGGACCTCACAGATTTCGACCTTTTTTCCCTGAAGCCCTCATCTGGAAGACTGGTTTTAGGCTTTGGTAAAGCCTACCAAATCTCTGGAATGGAGCTAGATCAGGTTTCTTTTCTAGGGGCTGGAGGCCACCGAAGTAAATCTTAGTTGCACCGACCGGATTTCTACAAACTTTTGACTTCTCCTATCCTGATCTTTCGGCGAGCATGGCCAAGATCCGGTTTGGGAGATTCTCTCTACCTACCCTCTCACTTTTCATCCCCCCTGTTAAACCCCATATAGATCATTTATTATGGCTGCACTAGAAGTTGTATTGTTCATTGTTTCAGTGGTTGGCGTAATCGCACTCGGCATTTGGAAAAGCCGGGACGAGGACACGACCGGCGATAAGGGTGCCAGCGACTATTTCCTCGCTGGACGCGGATTGACCTGGTGGCTGGTTGGCTTCTCGCTGATCGCCGCTAATATTTCCACCGAGCAATTCGTTGGCATGTCCGGTTCCTCAGCGAACTGGCTTGGAATGGCGATCGCCTCATACGAGTGGATGGCAGCTTTGACGCTGGTGGTCGTAGCCTTCTGGTTCCTGCCTAAATTTCTAAAAGCAGGACTCTACACTATCCCTGAATTTCTCGAATACCGATTCGATGGAGTCGCTCGCATGGCCATGGCCATTCCGGCAATCGTCACTCTCGTTTTCGTTACGACTTCTTCCGTAATCTTCTCCGGAGCCAAGTTCGTTTCGGAATACTACAACGACGTTCCCGTCATCAGCAACTTGACCGCGATGTGCTGGTTGATAGCAGCCTTCGCCGCGGTCTACGTTTTCGTGGGTGGTCTCAAAGCATGCGCTTGGACGGACCTTGTTTGGGGGGTAGCCCTCGTTATGGGCGGCGTGGTTGTGACGTATTTTGCGTTCAGTCTACTTTCAAGCACTCCAGCTGAAGAATTGATCGCAACCAAGGTCGCGAATTCCTCGGCCACTGTGCAGGACATCGAAAACGCCAGCCCTTGGGAGCGTTTCATGCTGCTAAATGATGGGGTTGACGGCGAAGCTGTTGTCCAGAACGGAGCTAACGGCTCTGGCGGCAAGGTGCACATGGTTCGCCCTAAGGAAGACTCCGATATCCCATGGACAGCTCTCTTGATCGGCTTGTGGATTCCGAACTTTTTCTACTGGGGCCTTAACCAGTACATCGTGCAGAGAACCTTGGGTTCCAAGTCCCTTGCCGAGGGGCAAAAGGGTATCGTGTTTGCGGCTTTCTTGAAATTGATCATCCCGTTCGTGGTCGTGATTCCGGGTATCCTGGCTTTCAACTTGTTTAGCGGGGACTTGCACGAATCGGCTGCGGAAAGAAATCTGAATACCGTTTCGAGCGCCGAAAGCGCTGTAGTCTTCCAGGTCGACGAAGCGTTTGTCGAACTGCAGCCAGATCTCGCCCTTCAAGTCGCGGCTAGCAACGCGGCCCTTGCAGGAACGTCCGCTCCTGCAAGCATAACTCTCTCGCCCGCTGAATTCGCCTCGACCATCAACGGCTTGGCCGCTGACGCGATGGAAGCGGATGGTGCAGTAGTCCTCGCGAACAAGCTGGTAGGCTACGACTATGACTCGGCATTCCCGGTTTTGGTTAGAAACCTGATTCGCCCTTATCCATGGATCTCCTGGTTCGTGCTAGCCGCCCTCTGTGGAGCGGTGATCAGCTCTTTGGCATCCATGCTCAATTCCGCTTCTACCATCGCCACTATGGACCTCTACTCCAAATTCTCTGGGGACAAGGATCCGGTTCGCTTGGTAAAAATCGGTCGCTTCTTCGTAGTCATATTCGTAATCCTCGCCGGCTTGGTGGCTCCGAAGTTGGATAATTTCGGCAGCATTTTCGCCTACATTCAGGAGTTCCAAGGCTTCATCTCCCCAGGTATCCTAGCCGTTTTCATTTTTGGCTTCTTCTCGCCACGCACCCCTCGCTACTTCGGAGCTGTGGGTATCGGAACCAACGTGGTTGCCTATGCTGCATTTAAATGGGCAGTCGGTCCATGGCTCGTTTCCAATGGAATGTGGTATTCGGACTCCATGGCGTTCCTCGATCGCATGGCAGTCTGTTTCTTCATCGTGCTATTGGTAGGAGCGATCTTGACTCTGGTGAGCCCTCTGCGAACTCCTGTTACGATGCCGGAAAACAAGGAGATTGCCCTTGAGACTTCGCCAATCGCCAAGTTCTGGGGGATTGTGGTCGTGGTCGCAACGATCGCTCTTTACGCGGTCTTCTGGTAAGCGAAAAATCGTACCATCCAAATTTTTGATACAACAAAGCGACTCCTTAAAAGGGGTCGCTTTTTTATGGGTTATTCTGGCTCCTCGCTTTTCAGGCAGTGGAGCAATGTCCCGTGCTTAAGCGGGAGAACTAATCATGGTTCCTCGTCGGCGGGAAGTTCCGCGAACACGGAAAGGATCTCGTCCTCGATAGCCTTAGGCCGTCCTGTGTTTCGGTCAATATAGACCCAGTCCGATTCGCCGCTCGCCACGGTGGCTCCATCTTTGACTCTGACGAACTTGTATTTGCGAAGTGCACTGGCCTTCTTAATGGACCCCGGCCAAGTGTAGGCGATAAGTTCGTCCCCGAGCAATGCGGGACGGTGGTACTTGACGAAGTGGCTCCGGATGACCCAAGTCGATCCCAATTCCGAGAGCCGTTTGTTATCATAGCCAACGGAGCTGGAATGAGCGTAGGCCACATCTTGCATCCATTGCACGTAGACCACGTTGTTTACGTGGCCGTTTACGTCTATGTGGGATTTATCAACTGTTATCGTTTGTTGGAAGATCCTCTCGTCACTCATTTCTCATTTAGCTAGACTTGGATTTAATCGCTTCCTTCCTTTTGACACAATGCCCATTTCTGATTGCTCGGGGAAAAACGCATTCTAGGCTATCACGAATTACCCCGATTTATTGCTGCTTGCTACATCCATTTTTCAGGCTGCATAACTCCAGCCCCCATTTACATGCGTGCAATTCTTTCCGCGATCCGACTCCATCTCTGCCTAGCTGTCGTTTTGGCGATGTATCCCATTTGTATGCGAGGCGAAGATGCTTGGATCTCGCTGTTCAACGGCGAATCTCTAGCAGGTTGGACCGCAAACGAAAATTCGGAAACCTGGAAGGTGGAAGATGGGGCAATCGTGGCATACGGAGTCCGCTCCCATCTTTTTTATACAGGCTCGGTCGAAGGCGGACAGTTTAAGAACTTCGAGTTTCAAGCGGAGGTGAAAGCCAGCCCCGGATCTAACTCGGGTATCTATTTCCACACTGAATTCCAAGAGGAGGGGTGGCCCGCCCAAGGTTACGAGTGCCAAATTTACGACGGCCCTATTTTTCCTGTTGAGCTTGGCCAATACGTGGAACGCAAGATGACCGGGAGTATTTACGCTGTTCGTAACACCTGGATTTCTCCAAGCTCAGGGCTGGACACATTTACCTACCGAATCCGAGTAGTTGGTAAGACGATACAGACGTTCATCAATGATGAGCTGATATGTGAATACACGGAAAGTGTTAAGCCTTGGAGGGAAGACGATAAATCTAAACGGCTTCTCGGATCAGGAACGTTTGCCCTTCAGGCGCACGACCCAGGAAGTCGGGTTGAGTTCAGAAGTCTACAGGTGCGGCCTTTGCCGAATGCGGCAGTGTTAGATGGCGAATCACTTGAGGACGCGGAGCTCGATTGGCTGGCGAGTTCGTTCGCCAATGATAACAAACCCTTGATCGATATCGGGTTTTCCAAAGACGAGCTGGAAGCGAACACGAGCTTGGGGATGGCAGCACGTAAGCTGGGATTCACTTTGATTAGCATCGATGAGAGTGATCTTCCTTCTGATGTTGCCGTAATCGAGGGGAGGGATCCTGACGCAATATTGGCCAAGCTAAAGAGGGCCAAGACTTCGGGGAAACGGATCGTTTTTAGTTCAGCTGGGAGCGGCAGGATCGATCTTGAGAAGATCAAACTCTGGTTGACGCTTACTGAGCGAGTTGGATTCGATTGGGGTGAGTTCTGGGTTCCAAATTAAGGGAATGTCCTTTCGGGCGTTGCGCTAAAATTGAAGCGAGTTAGGGTGCGTATATGGCTATGATTCTTGTTACAGGTGCCAGTCGAGGGATTGGTTTGGAGTTGGCATGCCAATACGCGGAAGCGGGCAATACCGTTTTGGCAACTTGCAGGGAACCGGAGACGGCCAACGCTCTTGCCCACCTGGCAGAGAGTCACCCGAACGTTGAGGTTCAGCCACTAGACGTTGTGGATCCCCTATCGGTTCTTTCCCTGGCTAGTCTAGTGCGAAAGCGAGGCGAAAACTTGGATGTTCTGATCAACAACGCGGGGATCTTGGTCCAAGAAAAGTTCGGGGAATGGACGGCGGATGCATTCTCGGCCACCATGGAGACAAATGTGGTTGGCCCTGCGCTCGTCATGCAAGCGTTTGCCGAGTTGGTTAACGAAGGGGGCAAGATAATCAACGTATCCTCCGCCATGGGATCTTTCGGAATAAATATGGAGGCTGGCGGGTTGACGAGCTCTTACGCCACCAGCAAGGCCGCTCTAAACATGCTCGTCAGGCAAGTCGCTCCCGGCTTGCTCGCAAAGGGAGTGATAACCGTCTCTTTTAGTCCCGGTTGGGTTAAAACGGAAATGGGTGGACCAGAGGCAAACCTCTCCGTGCGGGAATCGGTAGAGAGCTTGATCAGGGCTTTCGGGAATCTTGGTCCCGAACAGGCGGGTCAATTCCTTGATTATACCGGTTTGCCGCTACCCTGGTAGGAACCTTCGTAATGGCGATCAAACTACAAGGTGGCCCCAAACGCAGGAAGGTGGCCGGCATCTCCATGGCTCCCATGATTGATATGGTTTTCCTGCTGCTCGTTTTTTTCATGACCGCGAGTGCCATGTCGCAGGCCGGTTCCAAGCTCGAGCTGGATTTGCCAGAGTCGTCCAATTCAAAGGTCGCTCGCGACTTCTCCAATCGCCTCATCGTCAGCATCGATGGGGAAGGGCACGTGTTTTTGGGATCAGCCCCTCTTTCGGACAAGTTGCTGCGAACGACTTTGCAGGATTTCCGCGATAATTCCCCGGGTGGAAAACTATCCATCAGGGCCTCTAAAGAGACTGCCTTTTCGTCGATCAAACGGGTGATGAGCCTGGCAGCGGAAGCGGGGATTGATGATTTCCTTTACGCCACCTACGAGAGCGGAGTCGCGAAACCATGAGTATTCGAATCAAGCGAGAAGACGCGCCGCGGGAAGCCTCGGAATTACCCGTGGCTCCCATGATAGATGTCGTATTTCTCTTGCTCGTCTACTTCATGGTCAGCTCTAGCATCCAAAAGCAGGAGGCCGATATCGGTTTTTCGCTGCCTGCAACGGTGGAAACGTCCGAACCGGTCCCGTTTTCCGACCAGCAGATTATTGTGATCGATAGCGATGGAAGGCCGTGGGTGAATGGCTACGCCTACGATGATCCAGGAGAGGGCAGCTATCTAAAATTGGCTCAAATGCTTAGCCGCTATCGTCAGGCAGCTGAGGCCAGTCAGTCCAAGGCAAACGTGTCCATCGCACCTTCCGATGCCACAGCTCATCAGATGGTGGTCAAAGTCATGGACGCTTGCCAAATTGCTGGCCTGAGCTCGGTGAGTTTCCTCTCCGAGAGCTGAGGGAGCTCGCAAGGAAGAGAAGTTTCCTGTTGCTAAACGCGAGGCGATGCGAACCCTACGCAGCATGGCCAATAAAGCTCAAGCTACCTGGGGTGGACGTTTCTCGAAAGGGCCAGCAGAATTGATGCTGGCCTTTAGCGAATCCGTATCTTTCGACAAGCGACTCGCCCCTTATGATATCGAAGTCAACAAGGCTCACACCGCTATGCTGCAGAGCATCGGATTGCTGACCAAAAAGGAGCTTCGAGAGATCCACAAGGGCCTCGCGACTCTGGAGAAGATGATCGCAAAGGGTGAGCTGGAGTGGAAAGCGGAGTTTGAGGATGTTCACATGAATATCGAGCAGGCTCTTACAGCGATCACGCCAGCGGCGGCCAAAATGCACACCGCGAGAAGTCGTAACGACCAAGTGGCCACCGATGTTCGCTTGTTCTTCAAGGACGCCTGTTCGCAAGTTGTCGGAAAACTCGAGACCTTGTTGAAGGTACTGCTCTCGATCGCAGAGAAAAACCAAGCAGTATTTATCCCTGGATACACTCACTTGCAGAGAGCACAGCCAGTATCAATCGCTCACCACCTGCTGGCTTACGTCGAGATGTTTGGACGTGATGTCAAGCGTTTCCAGGAAGTTTTGGAAAATGCCAATTGGTGCCCACTTGGCTCCGGAGCGATTGCGGGAACCACACTACCCATTGACCGGGAATTCACGGCCAAGGCCCTCGGCTTCGTAGACAAGAGAGGTCGTCCGCAAGTCACTCGAAATTCTATGGATTCCGTAGCGGATAGGGATTTGTTTCTCGATTTCGCCCACGCCTGCTCGGTTGCCGCAACTCATATCTCTCGTGTAGCGGAAGACGTGATTATTTGGAATTCATCGGAATTTGGATACGTCGAGTTGCCAGACGCGTTTTGCACTGGCTCGAGCCTGATGCCGCAAAAGAAAAACCCGGACTCGCTGGAGATCTTGAGAGGGAAATCGGGACGTATCATCGGCAATGAGCAATCGCTGTTCGTAATGGTGAAGGGGCTTCCATTGACCTACAATCGAGATTTGCAGGAGGACAAGCCACAGGTTTTCGATAGCTTCGATCAATTAATGATCAGTTTGGACGTGCTTGCTGGAACCGTGGAAGGTATGGAATTCCGTTTGAACAAGTGCGAAGCGGCCGTATCGGATCCTGCTTTGCTCGCGACGGATTTGGCGGATTATCTCGTGGAAAAGGGAGTTGCCTTCCGCGATGCCCACCACGTGGTCGGCGCTTTAGTGGCTCTGGCTGAGAAGCTTGAATGTCCGCTGAACGAAGTGCCCAACGAGAAGGCAAAAGCTTTGCATCCAAAAATGGGTGACGACTGGATTAGCGTATTCGATTTGGCTCGTGCGATGAAGGTCCGCGAAGGTATTGGTATGCCCGGTCCTAAGCAGATTCGTAAGCAGCTCACACGCTGGAAAAAACAGCTCGCTTAGAGCTGCGTTGCTGTGAATGGCTAAAGTTAGGCTACTTCCAGACCACGTTGCCAACCAGATAGCAGCGGGTGAGGTCATCGAGCGTCCGGCGTCGGTCGTTAAGGAGCTTGTGGAAAACAGTATCGACGCGGGGGCTACGCGTATCGAGGTGGAGTTCCGCAGCGGAGGTACCAGCCTTATGCGCATCGAAGACAACGGTGGCGGCATGAGTCACGATGACGCCTTGCTCGCTCTCGAACGTCACGCCACCAGCAAAATCGAGAAGGTGAAAGATCTCGATGGCCTGACCACCATGGGATTTCGCGGAGAAGCCCTCCCTTCGATCGCCTCTGTATCCAGGTTCTTGCTGCAAAGCCGAGAAGCCTCGTCCGATAGCGGAACCGAAGTTTTGATCGATGGAGGGAAAATGATCCACGTGCGTGATTGCGGCATGCCACAGGGTACGCGGATGACCATTACCAAGCTTTTCAACACGGTCCCTGCTCGGAGGAAGTTTCTCAAAAGCAAGACCACAGAATCAGCTCACATCGTACAGTGCGTACGCCTGTACGCCTTGGCGCATCCGGAAATTGGATTCAATCTTTTGGATGATGGCCGGTCTCTATTTCAGTCGCCCGCTTGCAGCTCTCTGAAGAGCCGTATCGCCGAGATTTTCGGAAAGCAAATAGCCAACAATCTCATCGAGGTGGATGCCTCGGAGGATGGCATGCGACTGCGAGGTCTGATCGGTAAGCCGAGTTTGTCCCGCTCTAGCCGCCACGAAATGCTGTTTTTCGTGAACAACCGACCTATCGAAAACAAGACGCTGAGCTATGCTTTGGTGGAGTCCTACTATGGTCATATACCCAAAGGTCGCTACCCGGTAGCCTTTCTTTTTCTCGATTTGGATCCCAAGCGGGTCGACGTAAACGTACACCCTGCCAAGCGTGAGATTCGTTTCCGGGATGAAGCGAAAACGCGAGGGTTCGCAGTTCGGACTTTATTGGAGGCCTTGCGAGAGGACGCGGACAGCTACCAAAACGTTAAACCCGTGGAAGTGCGGCTGCCCAAAAAATCGTTTGAAGCGGAAAGCGTTTCGATTGAGCGACCCCAAATTAAGGATACGCCGCCGGTTCGAGATTCGGTTAAACCTAAACGACGACTGGTCGCATCGAACGAAGAGCCCGCAATAACGGGTCCTCGCAGCGAACCTCAAGCAGAACGACCCGCATCGACTCCGCCAAAGGTCGAGCCTACTCCCGCTTCTCCAACTCCAACTCCGCCTCCTGCCGAAGCAGAAAGCCCGCAGCCGGAATCCCAGGCTCGGAATTGGAATTACCTTGGTTGGGCTCAAGGTGAGTTTGCCACCTTTGATACTGGAGCGGGAGTTGTTCTTCTGAATGTGAGAGCAGCCCAACAACGCATCCTATACGAGCAGTTGATACGTGAGTTCGCTTCCGAATCCATTCGTTGCCAGAAGTTGCTTTTAGCTCAGCCCGTAGAGCTTGATCCATTGAGTTCCGCCACGCTGGAGGACAATTTGAGTTTCTTCGAAAAGCTGGGCTTTGAAATTGCTCCATTCGGGCGAAATTTTTTCCGTATCGAAGGAACCCCTACATGGCAGCAGGACGAGGACGCGGAAGAATTCGTAAAAGAAATCCTAGCCCTTTTGCGCCAAGGCAGCCTGAGCGGTCAGCAGGAAGGCGTAGCGGTGGAAATGATTGCCAAGAAGGCGGCCTCGAAGCTACGGCGTCCCAATAAAGAACCGAGCGAGTCTGATATCGACAGCCTCCTCGATAAACTATTCGCCTGTGAAAAACCGCTTACTGACCCGGAAGGAAGGCCGTCCCTCATCGAGATCACCACAGGCGAGATCGATAAGCGATTCCAGCGGCGAAACCGCCGCAAGCAAGACGAACTCTTTTAGGTGCGGTGACCTGCTCCCCTGGAACAGTACCGGGCTTGTGTTAGTTTTTCCGGCGGTCCAGGACCGAGGAAAACGCATGAAAAACAAAGGAAAACGCTTACGTAGAATCGAGATGATCGCTTTGTATTCGGTGGACTGGTGTGATGCCAGACGAGTCCTAGAATCCCCATCGCTAAAACCGTGGCAGAAGACCAAATGAATCCACTCCAATCAAAGGGTTCCACGATTACGACCTGATGAGCTAGGTAGGTGGGATTCATCTATCTTTGTCGAACGCTAAGCTGATACGCGAGGGTAGGGTCACCGGCTCCATTTCTGTTGAAGGTTTTCAGTGTCTTGTTCGATTTGAAAGTGGCTGTGCTTACCCGAGTTGTATCGACTGACTTGTTCTGCCATTCTTGTTTTTCGTTTTTGCTATCAGTATTGCCAGCGAAAGAAGTGTTCCAATCGCTAAAAGCGTGTAGGCTGTACTGCCAAGTCCTAGTTCTTTGAATACGATGGTTGAGAATACTGATAGCGCTAGACCAATAATTGCTAGGATCGCATGAAGTATGAGTAAGCCATACCTTCTAACCTTCTTTGATTCTCTTAATCCTTGAATGGAAGAAAGAGCGATGTATGGGCTGCTCGTGAAAACTAGCCCTAACTGTGCTAATTCCGGAAGTCTATCGAAGATTCCAGCGAGCCACTCAGGTGCTGCGAACATCAAAACAACAAGTATCGCTAAGATGATCTCAACTAGTGGAACTTGTATTTTTGCTTTCATCTATTTCTTGCAGAACGCCGAGGTGTCATACTCCGGTAAGCGCGGAGCGCTTACCGGAGTTGTATGGGCCGCCTGGTTGGAATTATATTTTACTCGAGTATCAGATAAAAGACTACGATTCCTAACCCAAAGCACAGCAGGTGGATTATGCCTCTCTTCATCTTTTCTTCTTTTTCTTCATTCCATTCGAAGTTTCCTAATGCTTCAAGAATGCCTACTTTTTCTTGTGCGATATTTTCTTCATTTCTCTTTTTGTAGTCATGGCTAGCAATCGCCGCCAAAGGAATAAATGAAAGCAGAGCGATTGAAGTGAATGGTTCGCCAAAGCGGTCGGCCTGTGAGGACAGGAATCCGAATAGCAGACCGAGTGTAATGCTGAGTACCCATTGGTTCTTCATCTTTGCTTTTCCAACGTGAAAGCCATACGCGGAAGTCAGCGCGGAGCGCTGGCTGGATTTGTATGGGCTGACTGGTTAGCCTTCTTTTAGCTTTTGTTCGAGTCGGCTGGGATTTCGCGAAAACGGCTCTACTACATCGATGAAGACCTTGTCCTCTTGAACTATGTAGTAGACCCCGACGGGGAACTTGCGAACAAAGAGTCTACGGTATTCGTGACGAATGATCCTTGCGGCAGTGGGGAAACGCTTCAGTGATTCGAGGGAAGCATCTAGACACAGGAGGAAGTAATTCCCGAGTCCCTTTTCCTTCTTTTCGTACCAACGTACGATTTCTCGGATGTCTGATTGAGCTTCGTTTCGTACGATCAGCTCATATCTCATAGCTCAGACTGGATCCTTTTCTTCACTTCGTCCCAAGGTAGGCCTTCTTCCGGATTGGCCTGAAATGCTTCGTAGCGACGATCCAGTAGCTCTTTTGTGTCCAGTGACAGCGGAAAATCGTCTTCTGTGTCAGCGATCTCATCCCATAGATCGTTGATCAATAGGATCTTTTCGGACTTGGACAACTTTCTGAGATTTTCGGCTAGCATGGGCCTGAAACTAGAGTCTACGTGCGAAAGTTCAATCTCTTCTTTTCTGGCTAACGATGATGTTCCTGAAACCGATGATCCTCCGGTATTCAGGAATCTTCTTTGTTAGGTTCTCCTAATCAATTCTTTCGAGCCTAGCCAATGCCTCTCCGATGATTCCGAATTCCCGTTCGAGTGCTAGCTGAAGCAATCGATTCTTCGAGAAGTCCTCGAAATCTCTTCCTTTGATGAAACCTGAAATCTCTTCACAGGAAAGAGAAATGTCCAAGAGAAGCTTCCTTGTGCTATGCGGCATAGACGAGTCTCTTGCTTCTCTCGACTTCTTCTTTGAACACTTCGTTTCTGAATCCTGTGTTCGTGAGTAGATCGACTGGTCGCTCGAGAATCGCCTCGAGCTCTTCCTTCAGCCCCAT is a window encoding:
- a CDS encoding pyridoxamine 5'-phosphate oxidase family protein → MDSEQREELEWAKEELQLLKENVRSCILATASSQGVPLSSYAPVFIDESGCFLVYVSAMAKHYAHLKKGKLASVSLIEDEATSDELFARKRLSVDCEAVLIPRDSDAWESGISSLQKRHGEIVGYLRDLTDFDLFSLKPSSGRLVLGFGKAYQISGMELDQVSFLGAGGHRSKS
- a CDS encoding sodium:solute symporter family transporter, with product MAALEVVLFIVSVVGVIALGIWKSRDEDTTGDKGASDYFLAGRGLTWWLVGFSLIAANISTEQFVGMSGSSANWLGMAIASYEWMAALTLVVVAFWFLPKFLKAGLYTIPEFLEYRFDGVARMAMAIPAIVTLVFVTTSSVIFSGAKFVSEYYNDVPVISNLTAMCWLIAAFAAVYVFVGGLKACAWTDLVWGVALVMGGVVVTYFAFSLLSSTPAEELIATKVANSSATVQDIENASPWERFMLLNDGVDGEAVVQNGANGSGGKVHMVRPKEDSDIPWTALLIGLWIPNFFYWGLNQYIVQRTLGSKSLAEGQKGIVFAAFLKLIIPFVVVIPGILAFNLFSGDLHESAAERNLNTVSSAESAVVFQVDEAFVELQPDLALQVAASNAALAGTSAPASITLSPAEFASTINGLAADAMEADGAVVLANKLVGYDYDSAFPVLVRNLIRPYPWISWFVLAALCGAVISSLASMLNSASTIATMDLYSKFSGDKDPVRLVKIGRFFVVIFVILAGLVAPKLDNFGSIFAYIQEFQGFISPGILAVFIFGFFSPRTPRYFGAVGIGTNVVAYAAFKWAVGPWLVSNGMWYSDSMAFLDRMAVCFFIVLLVGAILTLVSPLRTPVTMPENKEIALETSPIAKFWGIVVVVATIALYAVFW
- a CDS encoding acyl-CoA thioesterase yields the protein MSDERIFQQTITVDKSHIDVNGHVNNVVYVQWMQDVAYAHSSSVGYDNKRLSELGSTWVIRSHFVKYHRPALLGDELIAYTWPGSIKKASALRKYKFVRVKDGATVASGESDWVYIDRNTGRPKAIEDEILSVFAELPADEEP
- a CDS encoding 3-keto-disaccharide hydrolase encodes the protein MRAILSAIRLHLCLAVVLAMYPICMRGEDAWISLFNGESLAGWTANENSETWKVEDGAIVAYGVRSHLFYTGSVEGGQFKNFEFQAEVKASPGSNSGIYFHTEFQEEGWPAQGYECQIYDGPIFPVELGQYVERKMTGSIYAVRNTWISPSSGLDTFTYRIRVVGKTIQTFINDELICEYTESVKPWREDDKSKRLLGSGTFALQAHDPGSRVEFRSLQVRPLPNAAVLDGESLEDAELDWLASSFANDNKPLIDIGFSKDELEANTSLGMAARKLGFTLISIDESDLPSDVAVIEGRDPDAILAKLKRAKTSGKRIVFSSAGSGRIDLEKIKLWLTLTERVGFDWGEFWVPN
- a CDS encoding SDR family oxidoreductase, with translation MAMILVTGASRGIGLELACQYAEAGNTVLATCREPETANALAHLAESHPNVEVQPLDVVDPLSVLSLASLVRKRGENLDVLINNAGILVQEKFGEWTADAFSATMETNVVGPALVMQAFAELVNEGGKIINVSSAMGSFGINMEAGGLTSSYATSKAALNMLVRQVAPGLLAKGVITVSFSPGWVKTEMGGPEANLSVRESVESLIRAFGNLGPEQAGQFLDYTGLPLPW
- a CDS encoding ExbD/TolR family protein, coding for MAIKLQGGPKRRKVAGISMAPMIDMVFLLLVFFMTASAMSQAGSKLELDLPESSNSKVARDFSNRLIVSIDGEGHVFLGSAPLSDKLLRTTLQDFRDNSPGGKLSIRASKETAFSSIKRVMSLAAEAGIDDFLYATYESGVAKP
- a CDS encoding ExbD/TolR family protein, coding for MSIRIKREDAPREASELPVAPMIDVVFLLLVYFMVSSSIQKQEADIGFSLPATVETSEPVPFSDQQIIVIDSDGRPWVNGYAYDDPGEGSYLKLAQMLSRYRQAAEASQSKANVSIAPSDATAHQMVVKVMDACQIAGLSSVSFLSES
- the argH gene encoding argininosuccinate lyase, with protein sequence MANKAQATWGGRFSKGPAELMLAFSESVSFDKRLAPYDIEVNKAHTAMLQSIGLLTKKELREIHKGLATLEKMIAKGELEWKAEFEDVHMNIEQALTAITPAAAKMHTARSRNDQVATDVRLFFKDACSQVVGKLETLLKVLLSIAEKNQAVFIPGYTHLQRAQPVSIAHHLLAYVEMFGRDVKRFQEVLENANWCPLGSGAIAGTTLPIDREFTAKALGFVDKRGRPQVTRNSMDSVADRDLFLDFAHACSVAATHISRVAEDVIIWNSSEFGYVELPDAFCTGSSLMPQKKNPDSLEILRGKSGRIIGNEQSLFVMVKGLPLTYNRDLQEDKPQVFDSFDQLMISLDVLAGTVEGMEFRLNKCEAAVSDPALLATDLADYLVEKGVAFRDAHHVVGALVALAEKLECPLNEVPNEKAKALHPKMGDDWISVFDLARAMKVREGIGMPGPKQIRKQLTRWKKQLA
- the mutL gene encoding DNA mismatch repair endonuclease MutL produces the protein MAKVRLLPDHVANQIAAGEVIERPASVVKELVENSIDAGATRIEVEFRSGGTSLMRIEDNGGGMSHDDALLALERHATSKIEKVKDLDGLTTMGFRGEALPSIASVSRFLLQSREASSDSGTEVLIDGGKMIHVRDCGMPQGTRMTITKLFNTVPARRKFLKSKTTESAHIVQCVRLYALAHPEIGFNLLDDGRSLFQSPACSSLKSRIAEIFGKQIANNLIEVDASEDGMRLRGLIGKPSLSRSSRHEMLFFVNNRPIENKTLSYALVESYYGHIPKGRYPVAFLFLDLDPKRVDVNVHPAKREIRFRDEAKTRGFAVRTLLEALREDADSYQNVKPVEVRLPKKSFEAESVSIERPQIKDTPPVRDSVKPKRRLVASNEEPAITGPRSEPQAERPASTPPKVEPTPASPTPTPPPAEAESPQPESQARNWNYLGWAQGEFATFDTGAGVVLLNVRAAQQRILYEQLIREFASESIRCQKLLLAQPVELDPLSSATLEDNLSFFEKLGFEIAPFGRNFFRIEGTPTWQQDEDAEEFVKEILALLRQGSLSGQQEGVAVEMIAKKAASKLRRPNKEPSESDIDSLLDKLFACEKPLTDPEGRPSLIEITTGEIDKRFQRRNRRKQDELF
- a CDS encoding type II toxin-antitoxin system RelE/ParE family toxin, with the translated sequence MRYELIVRNEAQSDIREIVRWYEKKEKGLGNYFLLCLDASLESLKRFPTAARIIRHEYRRLFVRKFPVGVYYIVQEDKVFIDVVEPFSRNPSRLEQKLKEG
- a CDS encoding addiction module protein — protein: MLAENLRKLSKSEKILLINDLWDEIADTEDDFPLSLDTKELLDRRYEAFQANPEEGLPWDEVKKRIQSEL
- a CDS encoding HepT-like ribonuclease domain-containing protein, which codes for MPHSTRKLLLDISLSCEEISGFIKGRDFEDFSKNRLLQLALEREFGIIGEALARLERID
- a CDS encoding nucleotidyltransferase family protein — protein: MHIFGSYADGSNHELSDIDFIVDFERTGYEGAFEQFMGLKEELEAILERPVDLLTNTGFRNEVFKEEVERSKRLVYAA